In Desulfotignum phosphitoxidans DSM 13687, a single window of DNA contains:
- the hmcE gene encoding sulfate respiration complex protein HmcE, which yields MHEFLTGIFFWIAVGVCVIGMAVRFVRYFLGLNWQLDRVAYRAHPAAGIKGAARSIYKWLIPYGTRGWRTQPVMTAAFFGFHVSAVAVPLFLAGHNLFLESKIGFSLITLGPVLADFLSWLAVGCGAFLILRRLVLPEVRILTTWNDYFIWLIALAPFVTGLVARYQVGSYGFWLNLHILCGELLLIAIPFTKMSHVFLFFASRAQLGMDFGIKRGGMKGTKMAW from the coding sequence ATGCATGAGTTTTTGACAGGTATATTTTTCTGGATTGCCGTGGGTGTGTGTGTTATCGGCATGGCCGTGCGGTTTGTGCGCTATTTTCTGGGCCTGAACTGGCAGCTGGACCGGGTGGCCTACCGGGCCCATCCGGCTGCGGGAATCAAAGGCGCTGCAAGATCCATCTATAAATGGCTGATCCCTTACGGAACCCGTGGCTGGCGCACCCAGCCGGTGATGACGGCGGCGTTTTTCGGGTTTCATGTCAGTGCCGTGGCAGTGCCCCTTTTTCTGGCCGGGCACAACCTGTTTCTGGAAAGCAAAATCGGATTTTCTCTGATTACACTGGGACCGGTCCTGGCGGATTTCCTTTCCTGGCTGGCCGTGGGGTGCGGCGCGTTTCTGATCCTGCGGCGCTTAGTGCTGCCCGAAGTGCGCATATTGACCACCTGGAACGATTATTTCATCTGGCTTATTGCCCTGGCCCCTTTTGTCACGGGGCTTGTGGCAAGGTATCAGGTGGGGTCTTATGGGTTCTGGCTGAATCTGCACATTTTGTGCGGGGAACTGCTGCTGATCGCCATCCCGTTCACCAAAATGTCCCATGTGTTTCTGTTCTTTGCATCCCGGGCCCAGCTGGGAATGGATTTCGGCATCAAGCGCGGGGGCATGAAAGGCACCAAAATGGCCTGGTAA